Below is a genomic region from Deinococcus koreensis.
CCGCCGCCAGCCGCGCCGCCCAGGCCGCCCCGTCGGAGTGCGTGAAACGCGCCGTCAGGAAGGCCAGCACCGTCTCGCCGCCGCGCTGCACGGTGATCCGGTAGGCATAGCCGTCGTTCAGCGCCGCGCACACGTCCTCAGGGTAGAGCCTGCGGCGGCCGGTCTGGCCTGGATCAGACGCTGGGCTACACTCTGGGGCGATGTTTGGCCCGACCACCCCCCGCAGTCGCCCCCAGCCCGGCCACCTCTACGACGTGGCAGTCGTAGGCGCCGGCCTGGCCGGCAGCGAACTCGCCTGGCGGCTGGCCCGCGCCGGACAGGACGTGCTGCTCGTGTCGCAGGCGCTCGACCACCTGGGCAACCTGTACCAGCCCACCACCCAGGGCGCCGGCTTCCCGGCGGGCAGCGTGTTCGCGCGCGTGCAGGAGGCCCTGGCTCCCGACACCGACGGCTGGACCTTCCACCGCCACCTGAAGGCCGAGATCGAGTCCACCGCCGGCATCCACCTGCTGCAGAGCACGGTCACGGCGCTGGACGAGACCGACACGGAGGTCGTGCTCTCCACCTGGGAGGGCCCCACACTGCAGGCCCGCGTGTGCGTGCTGGCGGTGGGCGCCTTCCTGAAGGGCCGGCTGCTGATCGGCGACACCCTGGAGGAGGCCGGTCGGCTTTCCGAGGTCGCCTACGACTTCCTGGCCGACGATCTGGCCCGTAGCGGCGTGTGGCTGATCGGCGCCGAGCAGACGGCCGGCGCCGCAGAGGGCGCCCCCGCCTACGACGTGCGCTTCCTGACCCCCGCGCCCGGCGAGCTGAGCGGCTTTCAGGTGGCCCGCCTGGAGCGTGTGTATATGCTGGGCCGCTGCACGCCCGGAGAGCACACCTACGCCAGCGTGCTGCAGGACGCGGCCCGGCTGGCGGGGGAGCTGCTGGAGCCCGGCCCGTGATCTTCCGCCTCGCCGACTTCCGGTTTCCCGACGACCCCCAGCGCCTCTACCCGCAGACCCCGCAGCGCCCCTGGGTGCTGGAGATCGGCTTCGGCGACGGCCGCTTCTGGCCGCAGTACGCCCGCACCTTCGGGCAGGCGCCGAATTACCTGGGCGTGGAACTCTCGGGCGTGTCGCTGCTCAAGGCCAATCGCCGCCTTCAGGCGGCCGGGCTGGATAACGCCGTCCTGACCCGTCTGCCCGCCGACGTGCTGGTGCGGGAGGTCATTCCGCACGGCGCCCTCGACCTGATCGTGGTGAACTTTCCCGATCCCTGGCCCAAGGCCGGGCACACCGAGCACCGCCTGCTGCGCGCGCCCTTCTTCCAGCTCGCCGCCAGCCGCCTGAAGCCGGGCGCAGGGCTGCTGCTCACCACGGATCACGACGAGTATTTCGAGTTCGCCTGTGCCGAGGCGGCCGCGAGCGGGGTCATGGCCGTGGAGACCGGCGAGCCGCCCCCCGCCGCGCTAGAGACGAAATACGCGCTGAAGTGGCGTGACCTGGGCCTGGGGGTCAACCACGCGCGCTTCACGCCCACGGCCCATGCGTTCGTGCCCCACGGCAGCACGAGTCCCTATCCCGACGCCGTTCCCGAACAGGAATCCCTCCCCCTGGAGACCACCGTGCCCCACGCTGTCCTGACCCTGCCCACCGATTTCTCGCCCCACGATTTCCAGAAACGCACCGAGCGCAGCCCCGAGGGACGCGGCCCGGACTGGACGGTCATCCTGCTCGACCTGTACCAGAGCCTGCGGCGCGATGGCTGGGTGGCGCTGGCCCACGTGGTCGAGGGCGAACTGACCCAGGAAGTCCTGATCGGGATCACCGGGCGGGCCGACGGCAGCCATCTGGTGCGACTGGCGAAGTTCGGCGGGCCGATCATCACGCCCGGCGTGAAGGCGGCGGTGGGTACCGTGACCGCCTGGCTGGAATCCGAGGGCGCCGTGGTGAAGCACAGGGGGTACTGAGCCACCCAGGAAAGGGGCGACCGGCGATCTCGCGTCAGGGCGTCCGGCGCGCATGTCCTTGAGCCCATTCTTGCGAGTGGAGGGTTCGCCCCAGAGCCGGCCAGGGGAGGCTGAGGCCGTCCAAAGCCTGGACGCCTCGCTGAACGGCCATCACTCCACGCGGTGGTGGCACAGGGCGGGGGCGGGGGCCAGTCGCTGCTGTCCCCTCACGCTTGCCCACCCTCCTTACATGTGCCGCGTGGAAAGCGGGCCGGGCGTTCATGCAGCGTCACCGTCCGTTCCGGCTCCCTTCATACGGTGAGGGCACTCACGCGCGGCTGGGGGGGCCGGACGTCAGATGGAGCGGCCGGCTCTCCCAGTTCCCCGCCCTTTCGTCGCCACCGGAGGCTTCCATGTTCCTACGCATCGATAAACTGCAGTTCGACCTTCCCCTGCCCAAAGAGAAGAATCCCAACGGCGCCGCCACCGTGCAGGAACTCATGGGGGGCCGCTTCGGCGAGATGTCGACCATGATGAATTACATGACCCAGTCGTTCAACTTCCGGGGCAAGACCACTCTGCGGCCCTATTACGAGCTGATCGCCAACATCGCCGCCGAGGAACTGGGCCACATCGAACTGGTCTCGGCAACCATCAATGCGCTGCTGGCAGGGCCGGACACCAAGGATCAGGAAGAGCCCGTCGATCCGGCCACCCACCCCTTTTCCTTCGCCCAGGACGTCCGCAACACCAAGCACTTCATCGCGGCCGGGCCCGGCACCCTGATCGCCGATTCGCACGGCAAGGCGTGGAGCGGCGATTACGTGTACTCCAGCGGCAACCTGATGCTCGACCTGACGCACAACTTCTTCCTGGAAGGCGCCGCCCGCCACAACAAACTGCGCGTCTACGAGATGGTGGACGACCCCACCGCCAAGGCCCTGGTCGGCTACCTGCTCGTGCGCGGCGGCGTCCACCAGATCGCCTACGCCAAGGCCCTGGAATCGCTGACCGGCGTGAACATGGAGAAGATGTTGCCCATGCCCAACATCCCCACCGCCAAGATCCCCGAGGCGAAGACGGTGATGGATCGTGGCCTGCACCAGATCCTCTACCGCTTCAGCGACACCGATTACGGCCAGCTGGGCCAGATCTGGAACGGCACCCACCCGGAGGACGGCTCCGAGGTGCGGGTGGGCGAGTACACCGAGATCGAGGGCGGCAAGCTGATGGACGGCGGGCACGACTCGGCCGCCTTCTCGCCCGACTGGGACATGGGCGAGATCATGGAGATCGCCAAGAAGCTGCACGACAAGGCCCGGCTGCGCTGAGTTCAGGGAAGAAGCGGCGCAGCTTGCGTCGCTGGGGCCAGCGGGCTGTCGAAACGCTGGCCCCGCCTTCTGCAGCCTCCGTGGTAGCCGGACATTGAGGACAGCGCCACGTGGTCGCCCATCCTCCCCAGACCGCCCATCTCCGCCAGACCTTCGTGTCTCCCGCCGACGCTGATCCACGGATCTTCCTCGCCGGGAGGCTCCCGGCGTTCACGTGCGTTATGCCCTCTCACGCTCCTGGCCGTCCGTGGCTTCCCGGTAGGCCGCCTGCACGAGCTTCAGGCCCGGGGCCAGGGTCAGGGCCTTCAGGAGCGGGCCGTCGATCCGCAGGGTGCCGGCGGTCATGGCCGCCACCGGGTTGAGGTCGCCGCGCCAAAAGGCGTGGGCGGCGGGGCCGCTCAGGTGGAAGGTCAGGTCGGCCTCGCCCAGCCGCGCCGCCTCGCCCGTCGTGACCACCGACTCTCCGCTGCGGCCGTCCACCAGCACACAGGCGTCCGGCTGTGTCTGCAGGAAACGCAGGGCCAGCCGGGCGCGGGCGGGGCCGGGATCGGCGGCCTGCAGGAAGACCCGTGTCAGCAGAGCTTCAAGGTCGGGGCCGGTCTGGGCAGGCGGAGTGGGCATTCTGTCAGCCCAGTACACGGCGGCGCCCGACACCGTATGATCGCTCGCAAAATGAGCGCTAGGACGGCTTTTTCCAGTGTTCGGCGGTGCTTCATGAAGCGTGCTTTCCCACACTCTGGGCGGCGGGGGCGTGGTGTCCTGATCGGGCAGGAAAAACCAGTTTCAGGAGGTCAAGCATGAACCAGCAGTTACAGCAGACCATTCAGGCCCTTTCGGGTGGCATCCAGGGCGTCGACCCCAGCACGGCCATCTCCAACGTCACGAGCTGGCACCAGACCCTGGACGGCGTTCCCGGCGCCGAGACGGTCGTCGACCACCTCGCCAGCCTCAAGTCGGCTCTGGAAAGTGGCGACCTGGAAGGCGCCGCCGCCATCCTGCCTGACCTGGGCGCGGCCACCGAAGATCTTTCGGGCGCTGCTCCCGCGGCCGATCAGGACGGCCTGCGTCAGCTCGCCGCCGCGCTGCAGGGCTGAGCCCACCCCGCCGGACTCCGGCTGAGGAACCCCGTCTATGATGACGGGGTTTTTTATGGCCTCCGACGAACGGCACTACACCCACGAACCCCTGTCCGACATCCTGCCGGCGCTGCGCCGGGCGCTGGCGCAGGCGGGCCGGGTGGCGTTCACCGTGCCCGATCCCGACAGGGGCCTGGGGCTGTACGCGGGCGAGCTGACCCCGCAGGGGCGCCACCGGCCCTGGGCGCTGTGGGCCGAGGTGGCCGACCTGCTGGGCGCGCATCTGCTCACGCCGGAGCGGCTGGACGGCGGGCGGGTGCGCCTGAACCTGCGGGCCTTCGCGCCCACGCCCGAGCCCGACGCCGGCGGCTACGGCGCCGGAAGCGACTGGGTGCGGGTGGACAAGCTCGAAGACCCCACCTTCCTGCTGGGCTTCGTGGAAGCGCTGCGGCGGGTCGATCCGCCGCCGGGCGGGCGGGTGCTGGCGCTGGGCGTCAACGCCGGCCGCGAGCTGGACGCGCTGGCCCTGGCCTTCCCGGAGCGTGGGCTGGACGTGCTGGGCGTGGACATCGACGACTCCGCCCTGCAGGCCGCGCGCACCCGGCATCCGGCCTACCGCTTCGAGCGCCTGGACGTGACCACCCTGCCCCGCCCGGAGCTGGGCACCTTCGACCTGGTGGTCGCCCTGAGCCTGCTGCAGAGCCCCGGCGTGACCCAGGACGTGCTGCTGGCGGCCCTCAGGAGGCACCACCTGCGCCCGGCGGGCGGCCTGATC
It encodes:
- a CDS encoding FAD-dependent oxidoreductase, whose product is MFGPTTPRSRPQPGHLYDVAVVGAGLAGSELAWRLARAGQDVLLVSQALDHLGNLYQPTTQGAGFPAGSVFARVQEALAPDTDGWTFHRHLKAEIESTAGIHLLQSTVTALDETDTEVVLSTWEGPTLQARVCVLAVGAFLKGRLLIGDTLEEAGRLSEVAYDFLADDLARSGVWLIGAEQTAGAAEGAPAYDVRFLTPAPGELSGFQVARLERVYMLGRCTPGEHTYASVLQDAARLAGELLEPGP
- the trmB gene encoding tRNA (guanine(46)-N(7))-methyltransferase TrmB, encoding MIFRLADFRFPDDPQRLYPQTPQRPWVLEIGFGDGRFWPQYARTFGQAPNYLGVELSGVSLLKANRRLQAAGLDNAVLTRLPADVLVREVIPHGALDLIVVNFPDPWPKAGHTEHRLLRAPFFQLAASRLKPGAGLLLTTDHDEYFEFACAEAAASGVMAVETGEPPPAALETKYALKWRDLGLGVNHARFTPTAHAFVPHGSTSPYPDAVPEQESLPLETTVPHAVLTLPTDFSPHDFQKRTERSPEGRGPDWTVILLDLYQSLRRDGWVALAHVVEGELTQEVLIGITGRADGSHLVRLAKFGGPIITPGVKAAVGTVTAWLESEGAVVKHRGY
- a CDS encoding manganese catalase family protein; this translates as MFLRIDKLQFDLPLPKEKNPNGAATVQELMGGRFGEMSTMMNYMTQSFNFRGKTTLRPYYELIANIAAEELGHIELVSATINALLAGPDTKDQEEPVDPATHPFSFAQDVRNTKHFIAAGPGTLIADSHGKAWSGDYVYSSGNLMLDLTHNFFLEGAARHNKLRVYEMVDDPTAKALVGYLLVRGGVHQIAYAKALESLTGVNMEKMLPMPNIPTAKIPEAKTVMDRGLHQILYRFSDTDYGQLGQIWNGTHPEDGSEVRVGEYTEIEGGKLMDGGHDSAAFSPDWDMGEIMEIAKKLHDKARLR
- a CDS encoding class I SAM-dependent methyltransferase — translated: MASDERHYTHEPLSDILPALRRALAQAGRVAFTVPDPDRGLGLYAGELTPQGRHRPWALWAEVADLLGAHLLTPERLDGGRVRLNLRAFAPTPEPDAGGYGAGSDWVRVDKLEDPTFLLGFVEALRRVDPPPGGRVLALGVNAGRELDALALAFPERGLDVLGVDIDDSALQAARTRHPAYRFERLDVTTLPRPELGTFDLVVALSLLQSPGVTQDVLLAALRRHHLRPAGGLILGFPNARYRGGTLSYGARMRNFARPDLSLLMADVTQARRGLQKHGFKVFVTGRYEVLVTAIPAGVRTPGHLEL